The following are encoded in a window of Pseudomonas sp. St316 genomic DNA:
- a CDS encoding glycoside hydrolase family 19 protein translates to MSVTQAQLLFILPNAGTNAGVFAPVLNDAMGRYRIIGVKRVAAFIAQVGHESGQLRYVRELGSDDYLEKYDTGRLASRLGNTLEADGDGQRYRGRGLLQITGRANYRACGEALGLDLLAEPGLLEQPRWAGHSAAWFWAMRGLNPLADAGDFETITQRINGGQNGAADRRALYERALRVLE, encoded by the coding sequence ATGTCCGTCACGCAAGCCCAGTTGCTGTTTATCCTCCCGAACGCCGGCACCAATGCCGGCGTTTTTGCGCCGGTCCTGAACGATGCCATGGGGCGCTATCGGATCATTGGCGTTAAACGTGTCGCGGCGTTCATCGCCCAGGTCGGCCATGAGTCCGGCCAGCTGCGTTACGTACGGGAACTAGGGAGCGATGATTATCTTGAAAAATATGATACCGGCCGACTGGCGTCGCGCCTGGGGAATACGCTCGAAGCCGACGGTGACGGTCAAAGATACCGGGGGCGCGGACTGCTCCAGATTACCGGACGTGCTAACTATCGGGCTTGCGGTGAGGCCCTCGGCCTAGATCTGCTCGCGGAGCCTGGGCTGTTGGAGCAACCACGATGGGCCGGCCATTCGGCGGCATGGTTCTGGGCTATGCGCGGGCTGAACCCCCTCGCCGATGCCGGCGATTTCGAGACCATCACCCAGCGGATCAATGGCGGCCAGAACGGTGCGGCAGACCGGCGAGCGCTGTATGAGCGTGCGTTGCGGGTGCTCGAATGA
- a CDS encoding contractile injection system protein, VgrG/Pvc8 family: MSLGFTPTVEIYGANAALLNERLLKWEHVDAAGIETDQLTLTISLEGLEGLPSLGGKIGLRVGYRESGLVDKGEFVITRRTPFLFPLQLVLVAMAAPFSAADQTGFKQRRSVSHGPTTLGALFRQLTSRHGFSPRVAPDLSLIKIEHIDQSNETDMGFLTRLAHRYDAVAKPINELYVLARRGQAKSLSGKVLPEMKLLVTTNNRPGDHAFISAKLDETARAKYQGCKTRWWDAAAGKLQVEASGIAPFKTLRQRFQSADDARAAGEGEVRRMLREALKVTIECPGNPGLGAEGIVLLDPSWPDFMRGRWSIDKVTASGDREKSYRCLINATCLDARA, translated from the coding sequence ATGTCATTGGGTTTTACGCCAACGGTGGAAATTTATGGCGCGAACGCCGCGCTGCTCAACGAACGCCTGCTCAAGTGGGAGCATGTCGACGCCGCGGGCATCGAGACCGACCAGCTGACGCTCACCATTAGCCTGGAGGGGCTCGAAGGGTTACCCAGCCTGGGCGGGAAGATCGGTCTACGGGTCGGTTATCGGGAGTCGGGGCTGGTGGATAAAGGTGAGTTCGTCATCACCCGGCGCACGCCGTTCCTGTTCCCTTTGCAACTGGTGCTGGTGGCCATGGCCGCGCCGTTCAGTGCTGCGGATCAGACTGGATTCAAGCAACGCCGATCTGTCAGCCATGGTCCGACGACCCTGGGGGCGCTGTTTCGTCAGTTGACCTCCAGGCACGGGTTTTCCCCCCGTGTGGCGCCGGACCTGTCGCTGATCAAAATCGAGCACATCGACCAATCCAACGAAACCGACATGGGGTTCCTGACGCGCCTGGCCCACCGTTATGACGCCGTCGCCAAGCCGATCAACGAGCTGTATGTGCTGGCGCGGCGCGGTCAGGCGAAGTCGTTGTCGGGCAAGGTCCTGCCCGAGATGAAACTGTTGGTGACGACCAACAACCGTCCGGGCGACCACGCTTTCATCTCGGCCAAGCTGGATGAAACCGCCCGGGCGAAATACCAGGGCTGCAAGACCCGTTGGTGGGATGCGGCGGCCGGCAAGCTGCAGGTCGAGGCGAGCGGCATCGCGCCGTTCAAGACCCTGCGGCAGCGCTTCCAGAGTGCCGATGACGCCCGCGCTGCCGGTGAAGGAGAGGTGCGCCGGATGCTGCGCGAAGCACTCAAGGTGACGATCGAATGCCCTGGCAACCCGGGGCTCGGCGCCGAGGGCATCGTACTGCTGGACCCGTCCTGGCCGGATTTCATGCGCGGTCGCTGGTCGATCGACAAGGTCACCGCCAGCGGTGACCGGGAAAAAAGTTATCGCTGCTTGATTAATGCAACCTGCCTGGATGCCAGGGCCTGA
- a CDS encoding lysis system i-spanin subunit Rz: MSSAAWKIQDWRYGKALAEQAHSQAEILKQLTVAAAASQQKEIDKRLALQQQLSTSEQTHYRALSDAQRDQDRLRDRLATADVRLSVLLDADDVAAGCAVPAATPASGLDHGAPRARLDPAHAQRIIAITDEGDRGLIALQACQAYIRALGR; the protein is encoded by the coding sequence ATGAGCAGCGCCGCATGGAAAATCCAGGATTGGCGCTATGGCAAGGCGTTGGCCGAACAGGCCCATTCCCAGGCTGAAATCCTGAAACAACTGACCGTGGCAGCCGCCGCGTCGCAGCAAAAAGAAATAGACAAACGCCTCGCCCTCCAACAGCAACTCTCCACCAGCGAACAAACCCATTACCGAGCCTTGAGCGATGCCCAACGTGATCAGGATCGCCTGCGCGATCGCCTTGCTACTGCCGATGTCCGGCTGTCAGTCCTCCTCGACGCCGACGATGTTGCCGCCGGTTGTGCAGTGCCTGCCGCCACCCCCGCCAGCGGCCTGGATCATGGCGCCCCACGCGCCCGACTTGACCCGGCGCATGCTCAACGAATTATCGCCATCACCGACGAAGGTGACCGCGGATTGATCGCCTTGCAGGCTTGCCAGGCCTACATCAGGGCGCTGGGTCGATAA
- a CDS encoding phage tail assembly protein: MSWTPPVHVLLSPITGDDESQIEQIQLKPLYYAAQKDALARAGDDEDDQFFELAKLATGLSVKALDQLKRPDYVSIAQYVHEMSTRPASYFLDDPQADPDQVQLLQPLDVAGRSLTALTLEMPVLRATKAMKKLKTAKERAEFITAHCTGLMIPDLGLLTVPDWTQLQVRIDDFLNKPADFFRSATSK; the protein is encoded by the coding sequence ACGTCTTGCTGTCGCCGATCACCGGTGACGACGAGTCGCAGATCGAACAAATCCAACTCAAGCCGCTGTACTACGCCGCGCAGAAAGACGCCCTGGCCCGTGCCGGCGATGACGAAGACGATCAGTTCTTCGAGCTGGCCAAATTGGCCACCGGCCTGTCGGTCAAGGCACTCGACCAGCTCAAACGCCCGGACTACGTGAGCATCGCCCAGTACGTGCACGAGATGTCCACGCGCCCGGCGTCGTACTTTCTGGATGACCCACAGGCCGATCCCGACCAAGTGCAACTGCTGCAACCACTCGACGTAGCGGGCCGCAGCCTGACCGCGCTGACCCTGGAAATGCCGGTGCTGCGCGCGACCAAGGCGATGAAGAAACTGAAGACGGCCAAGGAACGCGCCGAGTTCATCACGGCCCATTGCACTGGGCTGATGATTCCCGACCTGGGCCTGTTGACCGTGCCCGACTGGACACAGCTTCAGGTACGCATTGACGATTTTTTAAACAAACCGGCGGACTTCTTTCGGAGCGCGACATCGAAGTGA
- a CDS encoding phage tail protein: MRQQMALGSFIFGLSRNFAYHSLVRTSDGGWKSIDILTSKPKSSQVGQGLQGLTITGKSMYATAMDRLDELRALQAQRVPVPLVDGIGRNWGLWQINKVTETQTEIIDDGTAMVVGWVVELTEFANA, from the coding sequence ATGCGTCAGCAAATGGCCCTGGGCAGTTTCATTTTCGGCCTGTCCAGAAACTTTGCGTACCACAGCCTGGTGCGCACCTCGGACGGTGGCTGGAAGAGCATCGATATCCTTACCAGCAAACCCAAGTCCAGCCAAGTCGGGCAAGGCCTGCAAGGGCTGACGATCACCGGCAAGTCGATGTACGCGACCGCCATGGATCGCCTCGATGAGTTGCGCGCCTTGCAGGCGCAGCGCGTGCCCGTGCCGTTGGTCGATGGCATCGGTCGCAATTGGGGCCTGTGGCAGATCAACAAGGTCACGGAAACCCAGACCGAGATCATTGATGACGGCACGGCAATGGTGGTCGGCTGGGTGGTTGAATTGACGGAGTTCGCCAATGCGTAG
- a CDS encoding phage tail tape measure protein — protein MADDRYSLKYAAFDERGLAFGNTSLTSGVSAQGAFARDQLASLDLALETLGLKLGLLTTAIESLTVKLSAQRLFSQAMGAGAKGESANEPKGRSGGGIEPPALLKPAIAMDSAVADLKQAGQFTPRQIAEMAQPTQRIASAPLVAAAGTTAVEVVRMQSLAARAGVGSDLPNASDRQLALLRFASDAGVTAATFKMPAMEAAEMVLGWRTSMKLSAERAFDLADATNHLSKIPGGAKASEIGTVLQRDGAAATSAGLQPAQAAALTAALLNTGAQQAEAGVALDHFTTALGKGDQASATEQAAWKQLGLDPKEVASGLRDKDVAPGVVMSVLAALNAQPPEKRSTLASSLFGTGDEAVLRMSQKLDDVNAAFWQVKDPGQYATSQLGNDGSVRQDALALSKTRQGQLNVLNARSERLSVATGNAVTPLADTSFQWLGSLADGMSELAESSPKAAAAIVLIGAAIKPLVGALLKAMADEMSNQAAKRVLGKAAPHLPGRLGEVISEDFRNPRGDKLDTRNANQRTESTSRPKIRVSTRGSLGGAGRLSLGPTASLRSMTRRAPGPLKVVGAVADVAEGVLTGDKRMMGAGLGAAGGGWAGAAAGSAAGAALGSVVPVIGTAIGGLIGGLLGGWLGSDAGASLGEKLVAPVDRLAAPDQLSKDLTNAQTTTQQNTMTANIYINGQDQASASQLANLVVQQLSGQFGLTTMPNSLAMRSDAALTDGGT, from the coding sequence ATGGCGGACGATAGATATTCGCTCAAATACGCAGCCTTCGATGAGCGTGGGTTGGCGTTCGGTAATACCAGCCTCACGAGCGGTGTGTCAGCACAAGGCGCGTTCGCCAGGGATCAACTGGCGAGCCTCGATCTGGCGTTGGAAACGCTTGGGCTCAAGCTCGGCCTGCTGACCACGGCGATCGAGTCGCTGACGGTGAAGCTTTCGGCGCAACGATTGTTTTCCCAAGCCATGGGCGCAGGCGCCAAGGGTGAGTCGGCCAATGAGCCAAAGGGTAGGTCGGGGGGCGGTATCGAACCACCGGCGCTGCTCAAACCGGCGATAGCGATGGATTCGGCCGTGGCCGATCTGAAGCAGGCCGGCCAATTCACGCCTCGCCAGATTGCGGAGATGGCGCAACCAACCCAGCGTATCGCCAGTGCGCCATTGGTGGCGGCCGCAGGCACCACGGCGGTTGAGGTGGTGAGGATGCAAAGCCTGGCGGCCAGGGCAGGAGTCGGCAGCGATCTGCCCAATGCCTCGGACCGGCAGTTGGCACTGTTGCGCTTCGCCAGTGATGCAGGTGTCACAGCCGCGACGTTCAAAATGCCGGCCATGGAAGCCGCTGAGATGGTGCTCGGCTGGCGCACTTCCATGAAACTCAGCGCAGAGAGAGCGTTTGATCTGGCGGATGCAACCAACCACCTGAGCAAGATTCCCGGTGGTGCGAAAGCGAGTGAGATCGGCACTGTGTTGCAGCGTGACGGTGCGGCCGCCACCTCGGCGGGCCTGCAGCCTGCCCAAGCGGCGGCACTGACGGCGGCACTGCTCAATACTGGCGCGCAACAAGCTGAAGCGGGTGTGGCGCTCGATCACTTCACGACCGCTTTAGGCAAGGGCGATCAGGCCTCCGCGACCGAGCAAGCGGCCTGGAAGCAACTGGGGCTTGATCCCAAAGAGGTGGCGAGCGGCTTGCGTGACAAGGACGTCGCGCCGGGGGTGGTGATGTCAGTGCTGGCGGCCTTGAACGCGCAGCCGCCCGAAAAACGCTCGACCCTTGCCTCTTCGCTGTTTGGCACTGGCGATGAAGCGGTGCTGCGCATGTCGCAGAAGCTCGACGATGTGAACGCCGCGTTCTGGCAGGTGAAAGACCCAGGCCAATACGCCACTTCACAACTGGGCAACGACGGCTCGGTGCGACAGGACGCGTTGGCGCTGTCGAAAACCCGGCAAGGTCAGTTGAACGTCCTTAACGCCCGCAGCGAGCGTTTGTCGGTGGCCACCGGCAATGCCGTGACGCCTTTGGCGGATACCTCGTTCCAGTGGCTGGGATCGCTGGCCGATGGCATGAGTGAGTTGGCTGAGTCCTCACCTAAAGCCGCCGCGGCCATTGTGTTGATTGGCGCGGCGATCAAACCGCTGGTGGGGGCGCTGCTCAAGGCCATGGCGGATGAGATGAGCAACCAAGCGGCCAAGCGGGTATTGGGTAAGGCCGCCCCGCACCTTCCTGGCCGATTGGGTGAGGTGATCTCCGAAGATTTCAGAAATCCTCGTGGGGACAAGCTGGATACACGCAACGCCAACCAGCGTACCGAGTCCACGAGCAGGCCGAAAATACGCGTCAGTACACGAGGCTCGCTGGGCGGCGCTGGGCGTCTTTCACTCGGGCCAACGGCCTCATTACGCTCGATGACTCGCAGGGCTCCCGGCCCATTGAAAGTAGTCGGCGCCGTCGCTGATGTGGCCGAGGGTGTCCTTACCGGCGACAAACGAATGATGGGCGCAGGCCTGGGCGCTGCGGGTGGCGGCTGGGCAGGCGCTGCAGCGGGGTCTGCGGCCGGTGCGGCCTTGGGGAGTGTCGTTCCGGTGATTGGCACGGCCATTGGTGGCCTGATTGGCGGACTGCTGGGCGGCTGGTTGGGGAGCGATGCCGGCGCGTCTCTGGGTGAGAAGCTCGTCGCCCCCGTCGACAGACTCGCCGCTCCAGACCAGCTCAGCAAAGACCTGACCAACGCCCAGACCACCACGCAACAGAACACCATGACCGCCAACATCTACATCAACGGCCAAGACCAGGCCAGCGCCAGTCAATTGGCCAACCTGGTGGTGCAGCAGCTCTCGGGCCAGTTTGGCTTGACTACCATGCCCAACTCACTCGCCATGCGCAGTGACGCGGCCCTGACCGACGGAGGTACGTGA
- a CDS encoding tail protein X: MRRVRSIAGDSVNLLLYRELGRCDDIVEEALWLLNPGLAEWGPVLPADVWVVLPEVDLKPVATPPVSAWD; the protein is encoded by the coding sequence ATGCGTAGGGTTCGAAGTATCGCCGGTGATTCGGTGAATCTGTTGCTGTACCGCGAGCTCGGGCGTTGTGACGATATCGTCGAGGAGGCGCTCTGGCTGCTCAATCCGGGCTTGGCTGAATGGGGCCCGGTATTGCCGGCAGACGTATGGGTGGTCCTGCCGGAAGTGGACCTCAAGCCCGTGGCAACCCCACCGGTTTCGGCCTGGGATTAA